The Hymenobacter sp. DG25A nucleotide sequence GCGCGCCATCGGGCCCTACCAGCGTGAGCCGCCCGGTTGCCTCTTCGGGCTCCAGGCCGTACTCATCCGCTCCCGGCGACAGACCCTGCAGCAGCTGTGCTTCCTGCACATCGGCGCGGGGCTTGCTGAAGCTGCCCGCCGTGCCATGCAGCACAAAGGCCGGGCCGGGGTCGGCTACCAGCAGGCTGCTGGTGACCGTAACGTGCAGCCCGGTGGCGTACCGGAGGTGGAAGGTGAAGTAGTCATCTACCCGGGAGCCGGGGCGGTAGCTTCCCAGGGCTTTGTAGCTGTGCTGAGGTGGGCCAAACAGGCTGATAACCTGGTCCAGCAGGTGCGGGCCCAGGTCGTAGAGCAGGCCGCTGCCGGGAATAGGCTCTTCCTTGAAGGTTTTTTTGTTGAGCGCGAGCTTGTAGCGGTCGAAGCGGAAATGAGCTTCCATGAGCTGGCCCAGCTGCCCGCTGGCTACCACTTGCCTTACCAATTGAAAGTCACTGTCCCAGCGCCGGTTCTGGTAGGGGAGCAAGTCGCGGTTTACGCGGCGGCTCAGGTGGTACAGCTCCTGTATTTCCGCCACCGTAGTGGCCACGGGCTTTTCCAGGAGCACATGCTTACCGGCCTGCAGCGCCTGCCGGGCAAACTCCACGTGGGTATTGTTGGGAGTATTTACCACCACCAACTCTACGGCTTCATCGGCCAGTAAGGCATCTACGCTGGGGTAGCTGCGCACGGCCGGGTAGTGCAGGTGGGTCTGCCGCTGGTGCCGCTCCGTAATGGCCGCCAGCGTAAAGCCGGGGTGGGCCTCCAGAAAAGGCGCGTGAAATACCCGCCCCGACATTCCGTAAGCAAGCAGACCAGTTTGAATAGGGGTGGGCATAAGGCACAAGCATATAAGCCGCCGGGCAGAACCGGCTTAGGGTATCTCCCGAAACGGCAAATCCAGGCAAATGGCTTCAATGGCCGTTTCCCCGTTCCCGGCAATAGCATACAGGCATTCCTCGTAGCCGCCGTATACCTGGCCGGTGGCGCTCATCAGCAGCAACAGATTCTCCGTGTAGGCCTGGCCAATGATGTACAGGGCCAGCTCGCCGGCCCGGAAAGCATAGTCGGCCAGAGGGTAGCCGGTGGCATTCTGGTGGGCGCGCACCACATCAAAGTGGAGGTAGGCAATACTATCGTCGCGGCGGATGAAGTAGAGCATGAGGCCGCCAAACTCGCTTAAAAATGCCAGCACTGCCGGGGGCCAGCCCGCCACGGTAGACGCGGGCACCTGGCAGTGGCTAAGCTCCACCGTACGGTTTGCGTGCCAGCCTGCCTCTACCAGCAGATGGTGCACCTCAGCAGAGAATATGAACGAACGACTAGTAGAATTACTCATAAGCTGAGTAAGGTAAAGAAGTTCAATCAGGGAAACTAATGCGTTTTAACCCTGCCAGGTGCCAAATTTTCCCGACTGATAGTCGTGGTAGGCCTGGCGGATTTCGGCTTCCGTATTCATCACGAAAGGACCGTATGCTACAATGGGCTCGCCAAAAGGCCGGGCGTGGCCCAGCAGGATTTTGGCATCGGTCAGGGCTTCTACCCGGAGCTCGTCGCCTTGGTGGGTAAACTCTACCAGCTGGCGGGCTTCAGTCTCCTGCCCGTTCACGCGCAGCTTTCCCTGAATGGTATAGAAGAAGATGCTGCGCTCGGCGGCAATGCCCAGCTCCAGGGTGCTACCGGCCTGCAGGTCAATGGTGGCCAGCTGCACATCGGCCAGCGGCTGAATGGCCCCGGCCGTGCCCGCCCAGGTGCCCGATACGGCATGAATCAGAATTCGTCCCTCATCCAGCGCCACCGTCGGAATTTCATCCTTCTGCAGCCCGATGTAGCGCGGTTCCACCATCTTGTCTTTAGCGGGCAGGTTCACCCATAGCTGCAGAATCTCCAGGTCGCCGCCGGCGGCTTTAAACTGCTCGGAGGACACCTCGGAGTGAATGAGGCCGCGCCCGGCCGTCATCCACTGAATGCCGCCGGCTTCAATCACGCTTTCGTGCCCGCTGCTGTCTTTGTGCAGAATGTCGCCGGCCACAATAAACGTAACCGTCTCAAAGCCCCGGTGCGGGTGTGGGCCAAACGGCAGCCCCTGGTTTTTAGGCCGATACACCTGCGGACCGTGGTGATTCAGAAACAGAAACGGGTCGATGTGCTCCACGGCCTGCGTGGGCAGGGCGCGGTAGGTAACCAGGTCAGCAATAGGGGCGCTAACGGCGCGGTGCTGCTGTTTTATTTGGCGAAGCGACATAGAAATCAGGCAGAGAATAGATAATGGGAAGGGATACTGGCTTTACCGGTCCGGGGTTGAGGCGGCCTGCAGCACCCGGGCCGTTACCAGCAGCTGGCCCACATGGCGCTGGGTATGCTCGGCGGCATGAAACAGCAAACCCAGCACGGTGGAGGGTAATTGGGCCCGGCCCACTCCGCGCGGCTCCGTGGCGGTGTCCTGCGGCGTTAGGCGCAGCTGCTCCAGTGCTTTATCTACCTGCTCAGAAAACTGCCCGATTAACTCCGTAGCCGTGGCACTGGTGGGCTGGCCTTCGGCGCGGAGCGCCTGCAGCTGCTCGGGCGTCAGCGTTTCGGCGCGGGCATAGGTAAAGAGGCGGCTGAGCACGCCGGCCAAGTGCTGGAGGTGAAAGCCCACGGAAGCCACGCCGGCGGGCCGTTCCCAGAGCAGGTCGGCCGGGAAATCAGTCAGTAGCGCTGTTACTTCTTCCCGGGCCTGCAGCAGGGCATGCGCCACGGGTTGAAACAAAGCGGGAATTGCGGGCAACGGGCCGCGCAGCCATACTTCCAGGGATTCAGCCACACCTATGAGGAAAAGGCAGTGAAAATAATTCGTTAAACCAAGCCACCAGGCAAGTGTTTGGGACCGGGCCTGGCTAACTCTATGCCGGCGGCGCTACTTATATGATCTATCGGGAGCGGCGGGCCAGCAGCCACAGGCCGGCTACGGCTACCCCTGCCACAGCTGCTACCGCCAGGGTGCGCTGCGGCCTGGCGGTAGCAGCTGTGGCTTCTTTGCCCGCTTCCTGCCCCCTGTATTGCCCACCGGTTACCTGCAGAATCAGGCGGACGGTTTCCTGGGGCTGGTCCCACTGCGGAAAGTGGCCGCAGCCCGCAAACCAATGCAGCCGGGCATCGGGAAACAGGGCCTGGGCCCGCGCTGCCTGCCGCGGCAGGCAAACCAGATCCTGCCGGCCCCAGCCAATAACCAGCGGCGCCGCAACAGACCCTTCGGGCGCGCCTTGCTGCTTTTCGCCGTAGGCCAGGCTCTCCAGCAGCTCATCGAAAGAAGGTGCGGCGGCAAAGGTGCGCATCTCATCCAGCGTAATTTTTGGCGACAGCCGCCACGGTTTGGCTGAGAACTGCGCAAACAGGGCCGTTCGGCCCACTGCGCTGCTGGTCAGGGCTGGCATAACGGGCTGCAACGCCCGCACCAGCCGAATAGAGCCTGCCACGGTGTAGTAGAAGACGGGAATTTCCCAGCCCTGCCAGAATCCGCCGGGGTCCAGGGAAACCACCGCGCCCAGCACACCGCCCCGCCGGGCCATTTCCAGCACCAGGCGGGCCCCCATGGAGCTACCCACGGCATCAATCCCCAGCAACTGGTGCGCCTCCAGGAATTCGGTGAGGGCATCGGCCAGTGTGCCAATGGTAACCGGACCGGACAGCGGGGGCGTGTCGCCAAAGCCCGGCAAATCCACAGCAATAATTTCGCGCTCGGCGGCCAAATCATCCAGAATGGTATTCCAGGAGCGCCAGCTGCCGCCAATACCATGTACCAAAAGCAAAGGCTTGCCGGTGCCGCGCCGGATGTAGTGCATATCCATAGAAGTCAGGAAAAGAGGTCAGGAAACAGACAGGGGAATGCTGGGCTTTACGGAGGCCGGGATAATTGGGTATCGATTGAGCTCCCGGCGCCGGACTTGGCCAGTTGCAGCTAAACCCCGGGCCCCGCAATAGAGTTATGAAGACTTTCTGTATCACCTCAGCCCGCTATACCGTGTCTCAGCTCTTCACGCCGCTTACTCTGCGCGGCATTACGTTTAAAAACCGCATTGCCGTGTCGCCGATGTGCGAGTACAGCAGCCAGGATGGCTTTGCCAACGATTGGCACCTGGTGCACCTAGGCAGCCGCGCCGTGGGCGGGGCCGGACTGGTCATTACGGAAGCCGCCGCCGTTTCGCCGGAGGGCCGCATCACCCCCGATGACCTGGGGATTTGGGAGGATGCCCATGTGCCTTTCCTGAAGCGCATCACCGATTTTCTGAAAAGCCAGGGCGCCGTGTCCGGCATTCAGCTGGCGCACGCCGGCCGCAAAGCCAGCCACCGCAGCCCTTGGAAAGGCGGCACGCTCATCGGGCCTACCGAGGAAGGCGGCTGGGTGCGGGTAGCGCCCAGCGCCCTGCCGTTTTCCGGGGACGAAGCAGCCCCGCAGGAACTCTCCCCGGCCGGTATTGAAAAGGTGGTAGCTGATTTCCGGGCGGCCGCAGTTCGCTCCCTGGAGGCTGGCTTTGAGGTGATTGAAGTGCACGCGGCCCACGGCTATCTGCTGCACGAGTTCATGTCGCCGCTCAGCAACCAGCGCACCGATGCCTATGGTGGCTCCTTCGAAAACCGAATCCGCCTGCTGCTGGAAGTAGTGGAAGCCACCCGCAGCGTGTGGCCCGCTGAGTACCCGCTGCTGGTGCGCATCTCCGCTACCGATTGGACCGAAGGCGGCTGGACCGCCGATGACTCCGTGGCCTTGGCCCGCGTGCTGAAAGAAAAGGGCGTAGACCTGCTGGACTGCTCCACCGGCGGTAACGTGCCCGTGGCGCCTATTCCCGTGGGGCCCATGTACCAGCTGCCATTCGCCGCCCGCATCAAACAGGAAACCGGCCTGCCCACCGGCGCCGTGGGTATGATTACCACGGCTGAGGAAGCCGAAAGCATTATTGCCAACCACCAGGCCGATATGGTGCTGCTGGCCCGGGAGCTGCTGCGCGACCCTTACTTCCCGCTGCACGCCGCCCACGAGCTGGACGCTGAGATTACCTGGCCCGATCAATACCTGCGGGCCCGCCCCCGAAAACGCTAAAAGAGGCATCAGGACCCAGCACACCGCAGAGGGAGAGAAGTAGCTGATGCAGCTTAACTTGCAGAAGCTGGTCTTTGCCCCGCAAAGGCCAGCTTCTGACTCTTTCTTCCCTTCTCTTTTCTATGCAGAAGACTTCTATTCTCACCCGCTCCCTCACCGCGGCCGCCGCCCTGGCTATAGCGGGCTGTGCCGCCAGCCAAACGGCGCCCACTACTCCCACGGCCGCCGCGCCGGCCGCCCCCACCGAAGCCGTAGTAAAAGGTGTGGGCCTGGATGTGGCCGACCTGGACCCCAGCGTTTCGCCCTGCGACGACTTCTTTCAGTATTCCGGTGGCGCCTGGCTGAAGAACAATCCCATTCCGGCCTATGCCTCCAGCTGGGGCCCGCGCAACCTGCTCGGCGACCGGACCCAGGCTCTGCTGCGCCGCATTCTGGAAGAAGCCGCCGCCAATACCGCCGCCGAGAAAGGCTCTAATCTGCAGAAGGTCGGCGACTTCTATGCCTCGGCCATGGACACCGTGGCCATTGAAAAGGCCGGCCTGGCCCCGCTGCAGCCCGAGCTAAACCGCATTGCCGCCGTGAAAGATTTGCGCGGCCTGCAGGATGTGGTAGCCCGTCACAAGCTGCTGAAAACCGGCGCCTTCTTTGGGGCCGGGGTAGAGGTAGATGAGAAAAAAACCACCCAATACGCTGTGGGTCTGTACCAGGGCGGCCTTACCCTGCCCGACCGCGACTACTACTTCAAGCAGGATGCCCGCACGGAAACCATCCGGGCCGCTTACCGCAAGTACCTCACAAATATGTTTGCCCTGCTGGGCGACAAGCCGGCCACTGCCCAGAAAAACGCGGCT carries:
- a CDS encoding Gfo/Idh/MocA family oxidoreductase, encoding MPTPIQTGLLAYGMSGRVFHAPFLEAHPGFTLAAITERHQRQTHLHYPAVRSYPSVDALLADEAVELVVVNTPNNTHVEFARQALQAGKHVLLEKPVATTVAEIQELYHLSRRVNRDLLPYQNRRWDSDFQLVRQVVASGQLGQLMEAHFRFDRYKLALNKKTFKEEPIPGSGLLYDLGPHLLDQVISLFGPPQHSYKALGSYRPGSRVDDYFTFHLRYATGLHVTVTSSLLVADPGPAFVLHGTAGSFSKPRADVQEAQLLQGLSPGADEYGLEPEEATGRLTLVGPDGALSPRALPAPRGHYMGLFEAVRQTIRHQQPYPITEADMVAQLALLEQPPTAVG
- a CDS encoding SUKH-3 domain-containing protein; this encodes MSNSTSRSFIFSAEVHHLLVEAGWHANRTVELSHCQVPASTVAGWPPAVLAFLSEFGGLMLYFIRRDDSIAYLHFDVVRAHQNATGYPLADYAFRAGELALYIIGQAYTENLLLLMSATGQVYGGYEECLYAIAGNGETAIEAICLDLPFREIP
- a CDS encoding pirin family protein, with the translated sequence MSLRQIKQQHRAVSAPIADLVTYRALPTQAVEHIDPFLFLNHHGPQVYRPKNQGLPFGPHPHRGFETVTFIVAGDILHKDSSGHESVIEAGGIQWMTAGRGLIHSEVSSEQFKAAGGDLEILQLWVNLPAKDKMVEPRYIGLQKDEIPTVALDEGRILIHAVSGTWAGTAGAIQPLADVQLATIDLQAGSTLELGIAAERSIFFYTIQGKLRVNGQETEARQLVEFTHQGDELRVEALTDAKILLGHARPFGEPIVAYGPFVMNTEAEIRQAYHDYQSGKFGTWQG
- a CDS encoding DinB family protein; this translates as MGVAESLEVWLRGPLPAIPALFQPVAHALLQAREEVTALLTDFPADLLWERPAGVASVGFHLQHLAGVLSRLFTYARAETLTPEQLQALRAEGQPTSATATELIGQFSEQVDKALEQLRLTPQDTATEPRGVGRAQLPSTVLGLLFHAAEHTQRHVGQLLVTARVLQAASTPDR
- a CDS encoding alpha/beta fold hydrolase, whose product is MDMHYIRRGTGKPLLLVHGIGGSWRSWNTILDDLAAEREIIAVDLPGFGDTPPLSGPVTIGTLADALTEFLEAHQLLGIDAVGSSMGARLVLEMARRGGVLGAVVSLDPGGFWQGWEIPVFYYTVAGSIRLVRALQPVMPALTSSAVGRTALFAQFSAKPWRLSPKITLDEMRTFAAAPSFDELLESLAYGEKQQGAPEGSVAAPLVIGWGRQDLVCLPRQAARAQALFPDARLHWFAGCGHFPQWDQPQETVRLILQVTGGQYRGQEAGKEATAATARPQRTLAVAAVAGVAVAGLWLLARRSR
- a CDS encoding NADH:flavin oxidoreductase/NADH oxidase translates to MSQLFTPLTLRGITFKNRIAVSPMCEYSSQDGFANDWHLVHLGSRAVGGAGLVITEAAAVSPEGRITPDDLGIWEDAHVPFLKRITDFLKSQGAVSGIQLAHAGRKASHRSPWKGGTLIGPTEEGGWVRVAPSALPFSGDEAAPQELSPAGIEKVVADFRAAAVRSLEAGFEVIEVHAAHGYLLHEFMSPLSNQRTDAYGGSFENRIRLLLEVVEATRSVWPAEYPLLVRISATDWTEGGWTADDSVALARVLKEKGVDLLDCSTGGNVPVAPIPVGPMYQLPFAARIKQETGLPTGAVGMITTAEEAESIIANHQADMVLLARELLRDPYFPLHAAHELDAEITWPDQYLRARPRKR